In Marinilabiliales bacterium, one genomic interval encodes:
- a CDS encoding DUF4976 domain-containing protein — FPEPFNLFDDYSGMGAAAREQDMSIEHTMRIVEDLKMWPPGASGGVYNRTVGRMDEEQRRLWDMTYEPIREEFEKLNPQGKDLVRWKYQRYMYDYLATIQSVDESVGRILQYLEDTGMDENTIVIYTSDQGFYLGEHGWFDKRFMYEESYRTPLVIKWPGHIEPGSVNKDIVSNLDFAQTFLDAAGAPDPGDMQGRSMLPLLRGENVRDWRDAHYYHYYEYPAVHSVKRHYGIATDRYKLIHFYYDIDEWEMYDLETDPHEMQNVYDDPSYAVVRDDLHIRLDELRDKYGETPEDSFRLLPVE, encoded by the coding sequence TTTTCCCGAGCCTTTCAATCTTTTTGACGACTATTCGGGAATGGGTGCTGCGGCCAGGGAGCAGGATATGTCTATTGAGCATACGATGCGGATCGTTGAGGACCTTAAAATGTGGCCCCCAGGTGCATCAGGAGGTGTTTACAACAGGACCGTGGGCAGGATGGATGAGGAGCAGCGGAGGCTGTGGGACATGACATATGAACCTATAAGGGAGGAATTTGAAAAGCTTAATCCACAGGGAAAAGACCTTGTCAGGTGGAAATATCAGCGGTATATGTATGATTATCTGGCCACTATACAGTCTGTTGACGAAAGCGTTGGCCGTATACTTCAGTATCTTGAAGATACAGGAATGGATGAAAATACCATAGTTATATATACCTCCGATCAGGGTTTTTATCTTGGTGAGCACGGCTGGTTTGACAAGCGCTTCATGTATGAAGAGTCATACCGCACCCCCCTGGTTATAAAATGGCCGGGGCATATTGAACCCGGAAGTGTAAATAAAGACATTGTCTCAAACCTTGATTTTGCCCAGACCTTTCTTGATGCTGCAGGCGCTCCCGATCCCGGGGATATGCAGGGCAGAAGCATGCTGCCATTACTGCGAGGTGAAAATGTAAGGGACTGGAGAGATGCACATTATTATCATTATTACGAATATCCGGCAGTACATAGCGTCAAGCGTCATTACGGGATTGCAACAGACCGCTACAAGCTGATCCATTTCTATTACGATATAGATGAATGGGAGATGTATGACCTGGAAACCGATCCGCATGAGATGCAGAATGTATACGATGATCCCTCCTACGCCGTGGTACGCGATGATTTACATATCAGGCTTGACGAGCTAAGGGATAAATACGGAGAAACTCCTGAAGATTCCTTCAGGCTGCTTCCGGTCGAGTAA